Proteins encoded together in one Bacteroides zhangwenhongii window:
- a CDS encoding AbrB/MazE/SpoVT family DNA-binding domain-containing protein — translation MVTNIIQIGNSKGIILPSEILKQLRLSLKSAVSISLDGNNIVIKAQPRQGWAEAAKRAHENGDDELLIPDVFEDEKFEDWTW, via the coding sequence ATGGTAACAAACATTATTCAGATTGGAAACAGCAAGGGGATAATACTTCCTTCCGAGATATTGAAACAGTTGCGTTTGTCCTTGAAATCGGCTGTGAGCATTTCTTTGGACGGGAACAATATTGTGATAAAGGCACAACCACGGCAGGGATGGGCGGAAGCTGCCAAACGTGCCCATGAGAATGGGGATGATGAGTTGCTTATCCCTGATGTGTTTGAGGATGAAAAGTTTGAGGATTGGACATGGTAG
- a CDS encoding recombinase family protein, whose product MKIGYARVSTKEQHLDMQLEALKAAGCEKIFSEKMTGRQQNRPELDACLSFLREGDTLVVYKLDRLGRSLKNILTLLEDFKNRGIQFTSLQDNISTEGAIGQLMNNILGAFAQFERDLIYERTQEGRRIAKEKGVKFGRKTLINKNNIAKQKSCIQLYESGTPVREIQKILNIGSSGTVYRLLRRNGIALKSENKNNK is encoded by the coding sequence ATGAAAATAGGATATGCCCGTGTTTCCACCAAGGAACAACATCTGGATATGCAACTGGAAGCGTTGAAGGCTGCCGGATGCGAGAAAATCTTCTCTGAGAAAATGACCGGACGTCAACAAAACCGCCCGGAACTGGATGCCTGCCTGAGCTTTCTCCGGGAAGGCGACACACTTGTCGTATATAAGCTGGACCGGCTTGGCCGTTCGCTGAAGAATATCCTTACGCTATTGGAAGATTTCAAGAATAGGGGCATCCAATTCACCTCACTGCAAGACAACATCAGTACGGAAGGCGCAATCGGCCAACTGATGAACAACATTCTCGGTGCTTTCGCTCAGTTTGAAAGAGACCTTATCTATGAGAGAACCCAAGAAGGCAGAAGAATCGCCAAGGAAAAAGGTGTCAAATTCGGCAGAAAGACACTTATCAACAAAAACAACATCGCCAAGCAGAAAAGCTGCATCCAACTCTATGAATCCGGAACGCCGGTAAGGGAGATACAGAAAATATTAAACATAGGCAGTAGCGGAACAGTATATCGCCTATTAAGAAGGAATGGAATTGCGCTGAAATCCGAGAACAAAAATAACAAATAA
- a CDS encoding LPD28 domain-containing protein — protein MSRVHYLEGDYEQLVINETIDGLFSSYRIDRNSLPKGFFLYEIRWDDSLSSLAEISPSVVVNHAGSFITKSPLEFDANNSIRITYTNFIEFCQFGEWAYEKLAVLDCNSGNVAVISPDRRLQTTEEIEIFLSGHCGYHLSEINWMVMKGDVLFLNENDF, from the coding sequence ATGTCACGAGTACACTATTTAGAAGGAGATTATGAACAGTTAGTTATTAATGAAACGATAGACGGTCTTTTTTCCAGTTATCGTATAGACCGCAATTCATTGCCAAAAGGATTTTTCCTTTATGAGATTAGATGGGATGACAGCTTATCTTCATTGGCAGAGATTAGCCCCTCTGTGGTGGTGAATCATGCAGGTTCATTCATTACAAAGTCACCCCTTGAATTTGATGCAAACAATAGCATACGGATAACCTATACCAATTTTATCGAGTTCTGCCAGTTTGGTGAGTGGGCTTATGAGAAACTGGCTGTATTGGATTGTAATTCCGGTAATGTTGCGGTGATAAGCCCAGACAGGAGATTGCAGACCACTGAAGAGATTGAGATTTTTTTGAGTGGGCATTGTGGCTATCATCTGAGTGAGATTAATTGGATGGTGATGAAAGGCGATGTGCTGTTTTTGAACGAGAACGATTTTTAA
- a CDS encoding type II toxin-antitoxin system PemK/MazF family toxin: MVEQYGVYWVELDPTRGGEMAKTRPCVVVTPSDLNMYLTIVVIAPITSTIRNYPYRVLCSVAGRDGEIATDQIRTVDKSRLKRKIGDLNFSEIKRLKEVFHQMFCE, translated from the coding sequence ATGGTAGAACAGTATGGAGTGTATTGGGTAGAGTTAGACCCTACCCGTGGGGGTGAAATGGCAAAGACACGGCCATGTGTTGTTGTAACTCCTTCAGATTTGAATATGTACCTTACAATAGTAGTCATTGCTCCGATAACCTCCACCATAAGGAACTATCCTTACCGGGTTCTGTGTTCTGTAGCCGGGCGTGATGGGGAGATAGCCACGGATCAGATTCGCACGGTGGACAAAAGCCGGCTGAAAAGAAAGATTGGAGATTTGAATTTCAGTGAGATAAAAAGACTGAAGGAAGTGTTTCATCAAATGTTCTGTGAATAA
- a CDS encoding phosphoribosyltransferase — translation MAHQSKYPSLDRQWHKMMFSFFEYLPMQYRQATEREWQIRKMIWSFKDGKAYLNIAWMIANKLHQVFGDDVKNIVFACVPASSADKNELRYKGFASAVCKFSGAINAYEHIRVSGDRLAIHEKFDSKSLQKVQVIEFDKDFFRGKKILVFDDILTKGFSYARFACQLEKIGGEVLGGFFLGKTVVRML, via the coding sequence ATGGCACATCAGAGTAAATATCCTAGTTTAGACAGACAATGGCATAAGATGATGTTTTCTTTCTTTGAGTATCTTCCTATGCAATATCGGCAGGCAACGGAAAGAGAATGGCAAATTCGTAAGATGATATGGAGTTTTAAGGATGGAAAAGCTTATTTGAATATAGCTTGGATGATAGCGAATAAGTTACATCAAGTTTTTGGTGATGATGTTAAGAATATTGTTTTTGCTTGTGTTCCGGCTTCTTCCGCTGATAAGAATGAACTTCGTTATAAGGGGTTTGCTTCGGCTGTGTGTAAGTTTTCAGGTGCTATCAATGCGTATGAACATATACGTGTCAGTGGAGATCGTTTGGCTATTCACGAGAAATTTGACAGCAAGTCGCTTCAAAAAGTACAAGTGATAGAATTTGACAAGGACTTTTTTCGGGGTAAGAAAATCTTGGTATTTGACGATATTTTAACAAAAGGGTTTTCGTATGCTCGTTTCGCATGTCAGTTGGAAAAAATAGGAGGTGAGGTTTTGGGAGGTTTCTTTTTAGGTAAAACAGTTGTCCGTATGTTATAA
- a CDS encoding SLOG family protein: MKEKESYIEKQKDIFGDTTWFTYRYEVNGMVYETSAGSLDICRKARDKWMKMMSVAFTGHRTIRTNKYALSVSLNEEVRFCYENGIRFFYIGCAVGFDMMAAHTVLEQRKQYPDMVLVAVVPYVGQDVYFNKEDKQRYADILRQADKVVVLSEYYYAQCYAHRNDYMISHACRLIAYWDGKSAGGTSYTFNKAQKKKLVIYNLF; the protein is encoded by the coding sequence ATGAAAGAAAAAGAGAGTTATATAGAGAAGCAGAAGGATATCTTTGGAGATACTACTTGGTTCACTTATCGTTATGAGGTGAATGGAATGGTGTATGAAACTTCGGCAGGTTCGTTGGATATATGTAGAAAGGCACGTGATAAATGGATGAAAATGATGTCCGTTGCTTTTACCGGTCATAGAACGATACGAACAAATAAATATGCTTTGTCCGTATCGTTGAATGAAGAGGTACGTTTCTGCTATGAGAATGGAATCCGTTTTTTCTATATTGGTTGTGCGGTTGGATTTGACATGATGGCTGCTCATACCGTACTTGAACAAAGGAAACAATATCCCGATATGGTTTTGGTGGCGGTTGTTCCTTATGTCGGGCAAGATGTGTATTTCAACAAAGAGGACAAACAGAGGTATGCTGATATTTTGCGCCAAGCCGACAAGGTGGTAGTTCTATCCGAATATTATTATGCCCAATGCTATGCCCACCGTAATGATTACATGATTTCACACGCCTGTAGGCTGATTGCCTATTGGGATGGAAAATCTGCCGGAGGAACTTCTTATACGTTTAACAAGGCACAAAAAAAGAAATTGGTGATATACAATCTGTTTTGA
- a CDS encoding DUF3791 domain-containing protein, producing MEITHKNQGELDSTMLPFVMRELVELVMKKKALPLGDALYYIYSSKLYKSLLDKSTKLWYSSTLSLYETLEKEKTEEKRRYNGDTKILLFKMFCIENYREEKKQSAEETLLLFSDYGVFDFLDETFEMLHTQDPEYILDTITTYINKRK from the coding sequence ATGGAAATTACTCATAAAAATCAAGGAGAACTTGACTCAACCATGCTCCCATTCGTGATGAGAGAGCTGGTAGAACTGGTCATGAAGAAAAAGGCATTGCCTTTAGGCGATGCACTGTATTATATATATTCTTCCAAGTTGTATAAATCTTTGCTGGATAAGAGTACCAAGTTATGGTATTCAAGTACATTGTCGCTTTATGAAACATTGGAGAAGGAAAAAACAGAAGAAAAACGACGGTATAACGGTGACACGAAGATCCTGCTTTTCAAGATGTTCTGCATTGAGAATTATAGGGAGGAAAAGAAACAAAGTGCGGAAGAAACCTTGTTGTTGTTTTCGGACTATGGGGTTTTTGATTTTTTGGATGAGACTTTTGAAATGCTTCATACCCAAGACCCCGAATATATATTAGATACTATAACGACTTATATCAATAAAAGAAAATGA
- a CDS encoding IS4 family transposase, which yields MFQDKYVFAQLASFLNRSKFNRIVTKYDGDKYVKHFTCWNQLLALMFGQLSNRESLRDLIVALEAHHSKCYHLGMGKNVSKSSLARANQDRDYHIFEEYAYYLVSEARQKCANHIFKLGGNVYAFDSTTIDLCLSVFWWAKFRKKKGGIKVHTLYDVETQIPAFFHITEASVHDSKVMIEIPYEPSSYYIFDRGYNNFKILYKIHQIEAYFVVRAKKNLGYKSIQWKRRLPKNVLSDASVFLTGFYPKQYYPEPLRLVKYWDEEQEREFTFITNAMHISALQVAELYKNRWQVELFFKWLKQHLKIKRFWGTTENAVRIQIYAAICAYCLVAIIQHDMQLNRSTYEVLQILSISLTDKTHLRDLFDKTKFQNDKERFGPNGPSLFNF from the coding sequence ATGTTCCAAGACAAATACGTTTTCGCTCAATTGGCTTCATTTCTGAATCGAAGTAAGTTTAACCGCATAGTCACCAAGTATGATGGTGATAAATATGTGAAGCACTTCACCTGCTGGAATCAACTACTTGCTTTGATGTTTGGTCAACTTTCTAATCGTGAAAGTCTGCGAGATTTGATAGTTGCTCTTGAAGCTCATCATTCCAAATGTTATCATTTAGGAATGGGTAAAAATGTATCAAAGTCATCGCTGGCAAGAGCAAATCAAGATAGAGACTATCACATCTTTGAAGAATATGCTTACTACCTGGTTAGCGAAGCACGACAAAAGTGTGCTAATCATATTTTCAAACTTGGCGGTAACGTTTATGCTTTCGATTCGACTACTATTGACCTGTGCCTTTCAGTCTTTTGGTGGGCAAAATTCCGCAAAAAGAAAGGTGGTATCAAAGTGCATACATTATATGATGTGGAAACACAGATTCCTGCATTCTTTCATATCACGGAAGCATCCGTACACGATTCTAAAGTTATGATTGAAATTCCTTATGAACCAAGCTCTTATTACATCTTTGACCGCGGTTATAACAACTTCAAAATACTGTATAAAATTCATCAAATTGAAGCCTACTTTGTTGTCAGAGCAAAAAAGAATCTCGGGTACAAATCCATCCAATGGAAACGTAGGCTGCCTAAGAATGTGCTTTCAGACGCAAGTGTATTTCTGACAGGATTCTATCCTAAACAATATTATCCAGAGCCACTTAGATTGGTTAAATATTGGGATGAAGAACAAGAACGAGAATTTACATTCATAACCAATGCGATGCATATATCTGCGCTTCAAGTTGCTGAACTTTATAAAAATCGCTGGCAGGTAGAGCTGTTTTTCAAATGGCTCAAGCAGCACCTTAAAATCAAAAGATTTTGGGGAACTACAGAGAATGCTGTTCGAATACAGATATATGCTGCTATATGCGCTTACTGTTTGGTGGCAATCATTCAACACGATATGCAACTGAACAGAAGTACATATGAAGTGTTACAAATACTGAGCATCTCATTGACTGATAAGACTCATCTGAGAGACCTCTTTGATAAAACTAAATTTCAAAATGACAAAGAACGATTCGGACCAAATGGGCCAAGTTTATTTAATTTTTAA
- a CDS encoding type II toxin-antitoxin system HipA family toxin, protein MKKEPIIVNVYLWGTCIGKLNWDFEKHCSVFQFTDEYRKQDYDICPSTHPKRTPLFASFYGNKDKLYQGLPEFLADALPDKWGASLFDQWLTDNNIKVTESLPLLKLSYIGKRAMGALEFEPEFNDDAIHESVNMSSLATLASKIYNDRDAAVISPEDSLTMKKLIYLGTSAGGMRPKAVIAYNLETEEFRSGQVDLPENFKQYIIKFKEADDSPTTEIEMVYSEMAKAAGINMMPCFLKEIDGRNHFVTERFDRKNGEKLFSQTLAAIMPGADDYMKLCWIAETLKLPQEDKDQIFIRMVFNYVAGISDDHNKNISFIMDKAGVWRLSPAYDVMFTANTWENSSAHIHSMGVMGKRSALTTSDFVNFAEDFVEEPEKKILQVFDAVSKFQSLCATYGIDKAIFDKIQHVLDGLVTDDLDLLQLT, encoded by the coding sequence ATGAAGAAAGAGCCGATTATAGTGAATGTATATCTGTGGGGGACTTGCATTGGCAAATTGAATTGGGACTTTGAAAAGCATTGTTCTGTATTCCAATTTACGGATGAATATAGGAAACAAGATTATGATATATGCCCTTCCACACACCCTAAGAGAACCCCTTTGTTTGCGTCTTTCTATGGGAATAAAGATAAATTATATCAAGGGCTTCCGGAATTTCTTGCAGATGCGCTTCCTGACAAATGGGGGGCTTCCCTATTTGACCAATGGCTCACGGATAATAATATAAAGGTTACGGAATCATTGCCTCTATTGAAGCTCTCTTATATTGGCAAGAGGGCTATGGGAGCATTGGAATTTGAACCGGAATTTAATGATGATGCCATCCATGAGTCAGTAAATATGTCATCATTGGCAACTTTGGCTTCTAAAATATATAATGATCGAGATGCTGCTGTCATATCACCGGAGGATAGCCTCACGATGAAAAAGTTGATATATCTTGGAACTTCTGCCGGTGGCATGCGCCCGAAGGCAGTGATTGCCTATAATCTCGAAACGGAAGAGTTTCGTTCCGGCCAGGTGGATTTGCCTGAAAATTTTAAGCAGTATATCATCAAATTTAAAGAAGCAGATGACTCTCCTACCACAGAGATAGAAATGGTATATAGCGAAATGGCAAAGGCGGCGGGAATCAACATGATGCCATGCTTCCTGAAAGAAATTGATGGAAGAAATCATTTCGTAACGGAAAGATTTGATCGTAAGAATGGAGAAAAGCTCTTTAGTCAGACCCTTGCGGCCATTATGCCGGGTGCAGATGATTATATGAAGCTGTGTTGGATAGCAGAGACTCTGAAACTTCCCCAGGAAGACAAAGATCAGATATTTATCAGAATGGTATTTAATTATGTCGCAGGTATATCCGATGATCATAATAAGAACATATCGTTTATCATGGATAAGGCAGGGGTATGGCGTTTATCACCTGCATATGATGTAATGTTCACGGCAAATACATGGGAAAATTCTTCAGCACACATTCATTCGATGGGCGTGATGGGCAAAAGGTCTGCCTTGACTACAAGTGATTTCGTCAACTTTGCCGAGGATTTTGTAGAGGAGCCCGAAAAGAAGATATTACAGGTGTTCGATGCTGTAAGCAAAT
- a CDS encoding helix-turn-helix domain-containing protein, giving the protein MKRLYDTYTIYEFSDECIVKEICKRVKSIRLSCCFSQQEFADKAGVSIVTIKRIESCKVSDIALSTLLKILRISGTLEGVVGLVPELPDSPFLINEKTGKRIQRINGKRKMV; this is encoded by the coding sequence ATGAAAAGATTATATGATACATATACAATATACGAATTTTCAGATGAATGTATTGTAAAGGAAATCTGCAAGAGAGTTAAGTCTATAAGACTTAGCTGCTGTTTTTCCCAGCAAGAATTTGCGGATAAGGCAGGAGTATCTATCGTTACTATTAAGAGAATAGAATCTTGTAAAGTAAGTGATATTGCCCTAAGTACATTGCTTAAGATTTTGCGTATAAGTGGAACTCTTGAAGGCGTTGTCGGTTTGGTTCCGGAACTTCCAGACTCCCCTTTCCTAATCAATGAAAAAACAGGTAAAAGAATACAAAGAATTAACGGTAAACGTAAGATGGTATGA
- a CDS encoding single-stranded DNA-binding protein, whose amino-acid sequence MKKIENSFAVTGRICRDAEIHLFEIVKVAHFSIVVSRIGKINEEKTFVSSVMKVEAWSKMEDRYAFWILQKDVLITVEGYFKPEEWTDSKSGEKRNRIVMVATKFYPTPEK is encoded by the coding sequence ATGAAAAAGATTGAAAATTCATTCGCAGTAACAGGCAGGATTTGTAGGGATGCAGAAATCCATTTATTCGAAATAGTAAAGGTTGCACACTTCTCTATTGTGGTCAGTCGCATAGGCAAGATAAATGAAGAAAAAACATTTGTTTCCTCTGTTATGAAAGTTGAAGCCTGGAGTAAGATGGAAGACCGCTATGCTTTTTGGATACTGCAAAAAGATGTACTGATTACCGTTGAAGGCTACTTTAAGCCGGAAGAATGGACGGATTCTAAAAGTGGGGAGAAACGTAACCGCATTGTGATGGTAGCTACTAAGTTCTACCCGACTCCGGAAAAATAA
- a CDS encoding HU family DNA-binding protein: MTKSEIVKEISARTGIDGKAVLAVLEGFMNEVKTSLGKEENVYLRGFGSFIVKKRAQKTARNISKNTTMIIPAHNIPAFKPSDEFLKMVKQQNA; this comes from the coding sequence ATGACTAAATCGGAAATCGTAAAGGAAATATCTGCCAGAACCGGCATCGACGGCAAAGCGGTGCTTGCTGTTTTGGAAGGATTCATGAACGAGGTAAAGACTTCGTTGGGTAAGGAGGAAAATGTCTATCTTCGTGGATTCGGTAGTTTCATAGTGAAGAAGAGAGCGCAAAAGACAGCTCGGAATATCTCTAAGAATACTACTATGATTATTCCGGCTCATAACATACCGGCATTTAAACCGTCTGACGAATTTTTGAAAATGGTAAAACAACAGAACGCATAA
- a CDS encoding N-6 DNA methylase — MIPKEIMKLYEKLAFSRGYEEAFRDFLDVCLYYLSVGMLAEDYRRVEKRYKPYEMELFVQMFYRVSEYSEGFCDVLGDMFMECVSHGNNGQFFTPIHVADLMACMGGNRLKPKQSVCDSCCGSGRMLLSAVKKCAEENDGGRLFCYGSDIDLICVKMTVVNLMMNSVPGEVAWMNTLTMQHWRSYHIDLQLIAGVWLPILKITEAGDTSFIRKLENAMEDNSELKRSIQSNARATQLTFDF, encoded by the coding sequence ATGATACCAAAGGAGATAATGAAACTTTATGAAAAGCTTGCTTTCAGTCGGGGATATGAAGAAGCCTTTCGGGATTTTTTGGATGTTTGTCTTTACTATTTGTCTGTCGGGATGTTGGCGGAGGATTATCGTAGAGTGGAAAAAAGATATAAGCCATATGAAATGGAACTTTTTGTTCAAATGTTTTATAGGGTGTCTGAATATTCGGAAGGATTTTGCGATGTCTTGGGAGATATGTTCATGGAGTGTGTCAGTCATGGGAATAACGGACAGTTCTTTACCCCGATACACGTTGCTGATTTGATGGCATGTATGGGGGGAAATAGGCTGAAACCTAAACAGTCGGTCTGTGATTCGTGCTGTGGTTCCGGCAGGATGCTACTTTCCGCTGTAAAAAAATGTGCGGAAGAGAATGATGGAGGAAGGCTTTTTTGTTATGGCTCGGATATAGATTTGATTTGTGTAAAGATGACCGTTGTCAATCTGATGATGAATAGCGTACCCGGTGAAGTCGCATGGATGAATACATTGACAATGCAGCATTGGAGAAGTTATCATATAGATTTACAGCTGATAGCCGGAGTATGGTTGCCTATTTTAAAGATAACGGAAGCAGGTGACACTTCTTTTATTAGGAAACTTGAAAATGCAATGGAGGATAATTCTGAATTGAAGAGGTCGATTCAGAGCAACGCAAGGGCTACGCAGCTGACTTTTGATTTTTGA
- a CDS encoding DUF3990 domain-containing protein — MRLFHGSTVTVKRPNIQKGRKATDFGKGFYTTTNFEQAKKWALLKKNREQSEKAIVSVYEVPDDILDREYPVLRFMGATKEWLEFVVNNRRGRENGDYDLIMGPVANDQLYATIRLYEQRVVTAEAAIEMLKAHKLFNQLSFHTVTVALLLKFVESIEVG, encoded by the coding sequence ATGAGACTATTTCATGGATCTACAGTTACCGTGAAACGCCCTAATATACAGAAAGGACGGAAGGCTACGGACTTTGGGAAGGGATTTTATACGACAACCAACTTTGAACAAGCAAAAAAATGGGCTTTGTTGAAGAAGAACAGGGAACAGAGCGAAAAAGCAATCGTCTCTGTTTATGAAGTTCCCGATGATATTCTTGATAGGGAATATCCGGTTCTTCGGTTTATGGGTGCGACAAAAGAATGGCTGGAGTTTGTTGTCAACAACCGCAGAGGAAGAGAAAACGGTGACTATGACCTAATAATGGGGCCTGTCGCAAATGACCAGTTATATGCGACAATTCGGCTTTATGAACAGAGAGTTGTTACGGCTGAAGCCGCTATTGAGATGCTGAAAGCGCATAAGTTGTTCAATCAGCTTTCATTTCATACGGTAACAGTCGCTTTGTTGTTGAAGTTTGTTGAATCAATTGAAGTGGGGTAA